A window of the Acidimicrobiia bacterium genome harbors these coding sequences:
- a CDS encoding cupin domain-containing protein — protein sequence MDVRSIEDAAPTVEHNGTVPVWWMVRPREMLEITKGGHLELISEFEVEGGGFVDPHEHPTHEFYYVTNGRGLMTIGDETREIAQGDLVHIPPDTVHSLRPVSDTASIHCFCFAVGMPDAGPVNYTEH from the coding sequence ATGGACGTGCGCTCGATCGAGGACGCGGCGCCGACCGTCGAGCACAACGGCACGGTGCCCGTCTGGTGGATGGTTCGCCCGCGCGAGATGCTCGAGATCACGAAGGGCGGACACCTCGAGCTGATCTCGGAGTTCGAGGTCGAAGGCGGCGGCTTCGTCGACCCGCACGAGCACCCGACCCACGAGTTCTATTACGTGACCAACGGGCGCGGGCTCATGACGATCGGCGACGAGACGCGCGAGATCGCGCAGGGCGACCTCGTGCACATCCCGCCCGACACCGTGCACAGCCTCCGACCGGTCAGCGACACGGCGTCGATCCACTGCTTCTGCTTCGCGGTCGGCATGCCCGACGCCGGGCCGGTCAACTACACCGAGCACTGA
- a CDS encoding alpha-amylase family glycosyl hydrolase has protein sequence MAEMPRDEVGRVWWRDGVLYQIYPRSYRDTNADGIGDLRGIVEKLDHLQWLGVDGIWLDPITVSPDADWGYDVADYCDVNPPLGTLADAETLVDEAARRNIRVILDIVPNHTSDQHPWFLDARSSRDARSRDWYVWADPKPDGSPPNNWTNCFHPGRPAWTFDEPSGQYFLNHFLPSQPDLNWWNDEVRDEFDRILRFWFDRGVAGFRIDVCHMIVKDKLLRDNPPSTADDHWFVQMQGQRQVYNANRPEVHDVLRRWRAIADSYDPKRILVGETYVLEPELFAKFYGHGDELNLAFNFMLLHSEFDGLHLRAAVENAERLLPADCWPVWTGGNHDNNRFPTRWAKNDPLRTRAALFLLLTLRGTPFLYYGDELGMPDTDVPTDRILDPVGHFHGPSLARDPERTPMPWTGEPGAGFTAPGVEPWLPFGDIAGCNVASQRHEPTAVLALARDLISLRDAIPDLARGEYRTDPRSNETRWVFRRGERVLVAINFSAEETTLNVVQGLVRIGTDRSRDDLRVEGELLLGPWEGAIVWLDQAFGAGTETGSATRG, from the coding sequence ATGGCCGAGATGCCCCGGGACGAGGTCGGTCGGGTCTGGTGGCGCGACGGGGTGCTGTACCAGATCTATCCGCGCAGCTACCGCGACACGAACGCCGACGGCATCGGCGACCTGCGCGGGATCGTCGAGAAGCTCGACCATCTCCAATGGCTCGGCGTCGACGGCATCTGGCTCGACCCGATCACCGTCTCACCCGACGCCGACTGGGGCTACGACGTCGCCGACTACTGCGACGTCAACCCGCCGCTCGGCACGCTCGCCGACGCGGAGACGCTCGTCGACGAAGCCGCGCGCCGGAACATCCGCGTCATTCTCGACATCGTGCCGAACCACACGAGCGATCAGCACCCGTGGTTCCTCGACGCGCGCTCGTCGCGCGACGCGCGCTCCCGCGACTGGTACGTGTGGGCCGACCCGAAGCCCGACGGCTCACCGCCGAACAACTGGACGAACTGCTTCCACCCCGGCCGGCCCGCGTGGACGTTCGACGAGCCGTCCGGGCAGTACTTCCTCAACCACTTCCTCCCGTCGCAGCCCGACCTCAACTGGTGGAACGACGAGGTGCGCGACGAGTTCGATCGCATCCTGCGGTTCTGGTTCGACCGCGGCGTCGCGGGCTTCCGCATCGACGTGTGCCACATGATCGTCAAGGACAAGCTGCTGCGCGACAACCCGCCGTCGACCGCCGACGACCACTGGTTCGTGCAGATGCAGGGCCAGCGGCAGGTGTACAACGCGAACCGGCCCGAGGTGCACGACGTGCTCCGGCGCTGGCGCGCGATCGCGGATTCCTACGATCCGAAGCGCATCCTCGTCGGCGAGACCTACGTGCTCGAGCCCGAGCTCTTCGCGAAGTTCTACGGGCACGGTGACGAGCTGAACCTCGCGTTCAACTTCATGCTGCTGCACTCCGAGTTCGACGGTTTGCACCTGCGCGCCGCGGTCGAGAACGCGGAGCGGCTGCTTCCGGCCGACTGCTGGCCGGTGTGGACGGGCGGCAACCACGACAACAACCGGTTCCCCACGCGCTGGGCGAAGAACGATCCGCTGCGCACGCGCGCCGCACTGTTCCTGCTCCTCACGCTGCGGGGGACGCCGTTCCTCTACTACGGCGACGAGCTCGGCATGCCCGACACCGACGTGCCGACCGATCGCATCCTCGACCCGGTCGGTCACTTCCACGGGCCGAGCCTCGCCCGTGATCCCGAGCGCACGCCGATGCCGTGGACCGGTGAGCCCGGCGCGGGCTTCACCGCGCCCGGCGTCGAGCCGTGGCTGCCGTTCGGCGACATCGCCGGGTGCAACGTGGCGAGCCAGCGTCACGAGCCGACCGCGGTCCTCGCGCTCGCGCGTGACCTCATCTCGTTGCGCGACGCGATCCCCGATCTCGCACGCGGCGAATACCGCACCGATCCGCGGTCGAACGAGACGCGCTGGGTGTTCCGGCGCGGTGAGCGTGTGCTCGTCGCGATCAACTTCTCCGCAGAGGAGACGACTCTCAACGTGGTGCAGGGACTGGTGCGGATCGGCACCGACCGTTCCCGCGACGACCTGCGCGTCGAGGGCGAGCTGCTGCTCGGCCCGTGGGAGGGCGCGATCGTGTGGCTCGACCAGGCGTTCGGCGCCGGCACCGAGACCGGTAGCGCGACGCGCGGGTGA
- a CDS encoding ABC transporter ATP-binding protein: MSALELRGVSKVYGSGAAEVHALRNVDLVVEPGALVAVMGPSGSGKSTLLTIAGSLELPSTGDVLVDGRVLSSMSRNERARLRRQAIGYVFQDFNLLAGLSAVENVALPLELDGLGSKRARRAGLDALEELGIADRADRFPDELSGGERQRVAIARAVVGERHLLLADEPSGALDSANAESVIRLLRAACQRGVAGVVVTHDAQLASWADRVVFLRDGRVVDQTSPPPGPESLLTPDLRS, translated from the coding sequence ATGAGCGCGCTCGAGCTGCGCGGCGTCTCGAAGGTCTACGGGTCCGGCGCCGCGGAAGTGCACGCGCTGCGCAACGTCGACCTCGTGGTCGAGCCCGGCGCGCTCGTCGCGGTGATGGGACCGAGCGGTTCCGGCAAGAGCACGCTGCTCACGATCGCCGGCAGTCTCGAGCTGCCGTCGACCGGTGACGTGCTGGTCGACGGGCGCGTGCTGTCGAGCATGTCGCGCAACGAGCGCGCGCGGCTGCGCCGTCAAGCGATCGGCTACGTGTTCCAGGACTTCAACCTCCTCGCGGGCCTCAGCGCGGTCGAGAACGTCGCGCTGCCGCTCGAGCTCGACGGTCTCGGTTCGAAGCGCGCTCGCCGCGCGGGACTCGATGCGCTCGAAGAGCTCGGCATCGCCGACCGCGCCGACCGCTTCCCCGACGAGCTCTCCGGGGGCGAGCGCCAGCGCGTCGCGATCGCGCGGGCCGTCGTGGGCGAACGTCACCTGCTCCTCGCCGACGAGCCGAGTGGCGCGCTCGACTCCGCGAACGCGGAGTCGGTGATCCGGCTGCTGCGCGCCGCATGCCAGCGCGGCGTCGCCGGCGTGGTCGTGACGCACGACGCGCAGCTCGCGTCGTGGGCCGACCGCGTCGTGTTCCTGCGCGACGGGCGGGTCGTCGACCAGACGAGCCCCCCGCCCGGACCCGAGTCGCTCTTGACGCCGGATCTGCGGTCGTGA
- a CDS encoding PHP domain-containing protein produces the protein MDPAEALNRIATLLERRREPRYRVQAFRRAAVTVRDVPEAELRRLASVGRLRDLQNVGEKTAAIIVEALAGKKPEYLVNLEQDAVEPGTDAGNAIRRALRGDLHVHSDWSDGGHTIRAMAEQVRDLGHDYFALTDHSPRLTIAHGLSPERLREQLDVVAELNGELAESDHPVRILTGIEVDILDDGSLDQEPELLSELDVVVASVHSKLRQDEPGMTARMVAAMQDPHADILGHCTGRIVVGRGRPESTFDVDAVLSTILEHDKALEINCRPERLDPPKRILGQAVEMGLKISIDTDSHATDQLEWHPFGTDRAAECGVRVESVVNSWPIEQLLAWTASHEA, from the coding sequence GTGGATCCGGCCGAGGCGCTGAATCGGATCGCGACGCTGCTCGAACGCCGCCGCGAGCCGCGCTATCGGGTGCAGGCGTTCCGCCGCGCCGCGGTCACGGTGCGCGACGTTCCCGAGGCCGAGCTGCGCCGGTTGGCCTCCGTCGGACGGCTGCGCGACCTCCAGAACGTCGGCGAGAAGACCGCGGCGATCATCGTCGAAGCATTGGCGGGCAAGAAGCCCGAGTACCTCGTCAACCTCGAGCAGGACGCGGTCGAACCCGGCACCGACGCGGGCAACGCGATCCGGCGCGCGCTGCGCGGCGACCTGCACGTGCACTCCGACTGGTCCGACGGCGGGCACACGATCCGCGCGATGGCCGAGCAGGTGCGCGATCTCGGGCACGACTACTTCGCGCTCACCGATCACTCACCCCGGTTGACGATCGCGCACGGCTTGTCGCCCGAGCGGCTGCGCGAGCAGCTCGACGTCGTGGCGGAGCTGAACGGGGAGCTCGCGGAGTCCGACCACCCCGTGCGCATCCTCACCGGCATCGAGGTCGACATCCTCGACGACGGCTCGCTCGATCAAGAGCCAGAGCTGTTGTCGGAGCTCGACGTCGTCGTCGCAAGCGTGCACTCGAAGCTGCGCCAGGACGAGCCCGGCATGACCGCGCGCATGGTGGCGGCGATGCAGGACCCGCACGCCGACATCCTCGGTCACTGCACCGGGCGGATCGTCGTCGGTCGCGGTCGGCCGGAGTCGACGTTCGACGTCGACGCGGTGTTGTCGACGATCCTCGAGCACGACAAGGCGCTCGAGATCAACTGCCGACCCGAGCGGCTCGATCCGCCGAAGCGCATCCTCGGCCAGGCGGTCGAGATGGGGTTGAAGATCTCGATCGACACCGACTCGCACGCGACCGACCAGCTCGAGTGGCATCCGTTCGGCACCGACCGGGCCGCGGAGTGCGGCGTGCGCGTCGAGTCGGTCGTCAACTCGTGGCCGATCGAGCAGCTGCTCGCGTGGACCGCGAGCCACGAGGCGTGA
- a CDS encoding SRPBCC family protein: MTNPKTVSTERVIAAPADRIFAVLADPNQHTMIDGSGTVKRTRTGPDRLSLGAKFGMAMHHWVPYPVTNTVVEFDEGRRIAWRHMAHDVWRYELEPRDDGTLVRETFDWTHGRFGKVLELTGVPKQNLASMEKTLERLAAHVESGAAAS, translated from the coding sequence ATGACGAACCCGAAGACGGTGTCGACGGAGCGCGTGATCGCCGCACCTGCGGACCGCATCTTCGCGGTGCTGGCGGATCCGAACCAGCACACGATGATCGACGGCTCGGGAACCGTGAAGCGCACGCGCACCGGTCCCGACCGGTTGTCGCTCGGCGCCAAGTTCGGCATGGCGATGCACCACTGGGTGCCGTATCCGGTCACGAACACCGTGGTCGAGTTCGACGAGGGCCGCCGCATCGCGTGGCGGCACATGGCGCACGACGTCTGGCGCTACGAGCTCGAGCCGCGCGACGACGGCACGCTCGTGCGCGAGACGTTCGACTGGACGCACGGTCGCTTCGGCAAGGTGCTCGAGCTCACGGGCGTGCCGAAGCAGAACCTCGCGTCGATGGAGAAGACGCTCGAACGCCTCGCGGCCCACGTCGAATCGGGTGCGGCGGCGTCCTGA
- a CDS encoding FtsX-like permease family protein encodes MTIAVDAGAAPARHRPRVARRPILRWAWRLFRREWRQQVLVLGLMVLAVAATVTGVAVAASAAPSRESTFGRANTMLSFSRLDQQAIDAARVNFGTIEVVSSQTITIPGSVDTYPLRAQRADGVYSAPLLRLDRGRMPRGAGEIALTQTLASRLGVHLGGTMTVNDQARRVVGIVENPLDLGDHFALVAPGQIASPSDVTVFTDASQRQMSAFRPPADLTGIGQESTLSKDNAAVAVLALEIIGMLFVGLVAAAGFAVMAQRRQRALGMLGALGASDAQVRFTMLANGVVVGAVGAVVGALAGFLVWLALAPRLEDVSAHRVDRLGLPWWAIATAMLLAVATSVAAAWWPARAAARASIVAALSERPAPPKPAHRFAALGGGLLLTGFVSLAFADRTTPNAFLVVAGTIATTFGMLFVGPLCIRALAVVARRAPVTVRLALRDLARYQARSAAALAAISLALAIASTVVISASALNLTHEQENLPANEVVLSLETRNRGFFVNGLSGMAPRSQASIQSAATAASNLATQWHASSIPLLAVLDPHTGTVKLPDAPIGPKPGPGVRAAPVNPQTGTISVVVPAQLGRLVRAPRSRRASLGRGQPLYVATPALLRALHIDAHAIAADTDVVTYAGAPHQILTLAPLDAPGPARGVIAHDAVVQTMKMPTDTSEPRALITEHGLRRFGLQTAASGWLIRAHDAIGPAQLDAADTAAANADTSVESHHPQPSYNGVRTGATTAGILVALGVLAMTVGLIRSETARDLRTLTATGATSTARRTLTGATAGTLALLGAVLGTATAYLALIAWHRSELHQLTRVPYANLVTIIVVLPVLAFVAGWLLAGREPSEIARRPLE; translated from the coding sequence GTGACGATCGCCGTCGACGCGGGCGCCGCGCCCGCGCGCCATCGCCCGCGCGTCGCGCGCCGGCCGATCCTGCGCTGGGCCTGGCGCCTGTTCCGGCGCGAGTGGCGTCAGCAGGTGCTGGTGCTCGGGCTCATGGTGCTCGCGGTCGCGGCGACCGTCACCGGCGTCGCGGTCGCGGCGAGTGCCGCACCGTCGCGCGAGTCGACCTTCGGCCGCGCGAACACGATGCTCAGCTTCTCGCGCCTCGATCAGCAGGCGATCGACGCCGCGCGCGTGAATTTCGGCACGATCGAAGTCGTCAGCAGCCAGACGATCACGATCCCGGGCTCGGTCGACACCTACCCGCTGCGTGCCCAACGGGCCGACGGCGTCTACAGCGCGCCGCTCCTGCGCCTCGACCGCGGCCGCATGCCGCGCGGTGCGGGTGAGATCGCGCTCACCCAGACGCTCGCGTCGAGGCTCGGCGTGCACCTCGGCGGGACGATGACCGTGAACGATCAGGCGCGGCGCGTCGTCGGGATCGTCGAGAACCCGCTCGACCTCGGCGACCACTTCGCGCTCGTCGCGCCCGGACAGATCGCGAGTCCGAGCGACGTGACGGTGTTCACCGACGCGAGCCAGAGGCAGATGAGCGCGTTCCGACCGCCGGCCGATCTCACGGGCATCGGCCAGGAGAGCACGCTCAGCAAGGACAACGCCGCGGTCGCGGTGCTCGCGCTCGAGATCATCGGCATGCTGTTCGTCGGGCTCGTGGCCGCGGCCGGGTTCGCGGTCATGGCCCAACGGCGCCAACGCGCGCTGGGCATGCTCGGTGCGCTCGGCGCGAGTGACGCGCAGGTTCGCTTCACGATGCTCGCCAACGGTGTCGTCGTCGGCGCGGTCGGCGCAGTCGTCGGCGCGCTGGCCGGCTTCCTCGTGTGGTTGGCCCTCGCACCGCGCCTCGAGGACGTGTCGGCGCACCGGGTCGACCGGCTCGGCCTGCCGTGGTGGGCGATCGCCACCGCGATGCTGCTCGCGGTCGCGACCTCGGTCGCGGCCGCGTGGTGGCCGGCGCGGGCCGCGGCGCGCGCGTCGATCGTCGCCGCGCTCTCGGAACGTCCCGCACCACCCAAGCCTGCGCATCGGTTCGCAGCGCTCGGCGGCGGCTTGCTGCTCACGGGCTTCGTGAGCCTCGCCTTCGCCGACCGCACGACACCGAACGCGTTCCTCGTCGTCGCGGGCACCATCGCGACGACGTTCGGCATGTTGTTCGTCGGGCCGTTGTGCATCCGCGCGCTCGCGGTCGTCGCGCGCCGGGCACCCGTCACCGTCCGTCTCGCGCTGCGCGACCTCGCGCGCTACCAAGCCCGCTCGGCCGCCGCGCTCGCGGCGATCAGCCTCGCCCTCGCGATCGCGTCGACCGTCGTCATCAGCGCGAGCGCGCTGAACCTCACGCACGAGCAGGAGAACCTCCCCGCGAACGAAGTCGTGCTGTCGCTCGAGACGCGCAACCGCGGCTTCTTCGTCAATGGCCTGTCCGGCATGGCGCCGCGCAGTCAGGCCTCGATCCAGTCGGCTGCGACCGCCGCCTCCAATCTCGCGACCCAGTGGCACGCGTCGTCGATCCCGTTGCTCGCCGTGCTCGATCCGCACACCGGCACGGTGAAGCTGCCCGATGCGCCGATCGGCCCGAAGCCCGGCCCCGGGGTGCGCGCGGCCCCGGTGAATCCGCAGACCGGCACGATCTCGGTCGTCGTGCCCGCGCAGCTCGGGCGCCTGGTGCGCGCGCCGCGAAGCCGCCGCGCGAGCCTCGGTCGGGGTCAGCCGCTGTACGTCGCAACCCCGGCGCTGCTGCGCGCGCTCCACATCGACGCGCACGCGATCGCCGCCGACACCGACGTCGTCACGTACGCCGGCGCGCCGCACCAGATCCTCACGCTGGCGCCGCTCGACGCCCCCGGCCCCGCGCGCGGGGTGATCGCGCACGACGCGGTCGTGCAGACGATGAAGATGCCGACCGACACGTCCGAGCCACGCGCGTTGATCACCGAGCACGGTCTACGCCGGTTCGGTCTGCAGACCGCCGCGTCCGGCTGGCTGATCCGGGCGCACGACGCGATCGGGCCCGCGCAGCTCGACGCGGCCGACACCGCGGCGGCGAATGCCGACACGAGCGTCGAGAGCCACCACCCGCAACCGTCGTACAACGGCGTTCGCACCGGCGCGACCACCGCGGGGATCCTCGTCGCGCTCGGCGTGCTCGCGATGACGGTCGGACTCATCCGCAGCGAGACCGCCCGCGATCTGCGCACGCTCACCGCGACCGGCGCGACCAGCACGGCGCGCCGCACGCTCACCGGCGCGACGGCGGGGACGCTTGCATTGCTCGGCGCGGTGCTCGGCACCGCGACCGCGTACCTCGCGCTGATCGCGTGGCATCGCAGCGAGCTGCACCAGCTGACGCGTGTGCCCTACGCCAACCTCGTCACGATCATCGTCGTGCTGCCGGTGCTCGCGTTCGTCGCGGGCTGGCTGCTCGCCGGTCGAGAGCCGAGCGAGATCGCGCGCCGCCCTCTGGAGTGA
- a CDS encoding TetR/AcrR family transcriptional regulator gives MGEDELADGALGSRPALNRADILQTALRVRLEDDARTLSMRRLAAELDVTPMALYRHFDGKDDILLAMADALLAQLDLPPEDTPWQMYLHELALAMRALMRAEPFVVQLFARRPIRTPAAQWRLAGAMRVLGRAGFSEDDAASAYATVHIYNLGFCMLEQARSATGALNAPPDTTTPESARISGFVSERQFLAGLDAIIAGIGPAPAA, from the coding sequence ATGGGGGAGGACGAATTGGCAGATGGCGCGCTCGGATCGCGTCCGGCGTTGAATCGCGCCGACATCCTGCAGACGGCCCTGCGTGTGCGGCTCGAGGACGATGCGCGCACACTGTCGATGCGGCGCCTCGCCGCCGAGCTCGACGTCACACCGATGGCGCTCTACCGCCACTTCGACGGCAAGGACGACATCCTGCTCGCCATGGCCGACGCGCTGCTCGCGCAGCTGGATCTGCCGCCGGAGGACACGCCGTGGCAGATGTACCTCCACGAGCTCGCGCTCGCGATGCGCGCGCTCATGCGCGCCGAGCCCTTCGTCGTGCAGCTGTTCGCGCGCCGTCCGATCCGGACGCCCGCGGCGCAATGGCGCCTTGCAGGGGCGATGAGGGTGCTCGGACGTGCAGGCTTCTCCGAGGACGACGCCGCGAGCGCGTACGCGACCGTGCACATCTACAACCTCGGCTTCTGCATGCTCGAACAGGCTCGGAGCGCGACCGGAGCGCTGAACGCGCCGCCCGACACCACGACCCCGGAGTCGGCGCGCATCAGCGGGTTCGTGAGCGAGCGGCAGTTCCTCGCCGGTCTCGACGCGATCATCGCGGGCATCGGGCCTGCGCCGGCCGCCTGA
- a CDS encoding dimethylmenaquinone methyltransferase, producing the protein MTTEHDTTASTLLELGAATLGESGGHAMRARIRAAWPGARVAAPAFPVVCTPGDNLAIHVAVAEAPAGHVLVVDVGDRPELGYWGEVLTTGAQARRLAGLVIDGGVRDVAALQAHAFPVFSTMIALRGATKNQAGAVGGSTRVGDIDVHLGDWLVGDGDGVTVVRGNELGAVLDAGRARMTKEDGFFAALRAGQTTMELLSLDGAPIARA; encoded by the coding sequence GTGACAACCGAGCACGACACGACCGCGTCGACGCTGCTCGAGCTCGGTGCGGCGACACTCGGTGAGTCCGGTGGTCACGCGATGCGCGCCCGCATCCGCGCGGCCTGGCCCGGCGCGCGCGTCGCGGCGCCCGCGTTCCCGGTGGTCTGCACGCCCGGCGACAACCTCGCGATCCACGTCGCGGTCGCGGAAGCGCCCGCCGGTCACGTGCTCGTCGTCGACGTCGGCGATCGTCCGGAGCTCGGCTACTGGGGTGAGGTGCTCACCACGGGCGCGCAGGCGCGCCGCCTCGCGGGGCTCGTCATCGACGGCGGGGTGCGCGACGTCGCCGCGTTGCAGGCGCACGCCTTTCCCGTGTTCTCCACGATGATCGCGTTGCGGGGCGCGACGAAGAACCAGGCCGGCGCGGTCGGCGGTTCGACACGCGTCGGCGACATCGACGTGCACCTCGGCGACTGGCTCGTCGGCGACGGCGACGGCGTCACCGTCGTGCGCGGCAACGAGCTCGGTGCCGTGCTCGACGCCGGACGCGCGCGGATGACGAAGGAAGACGGCTTCTTCGCAGCACTGCGCGCCGGTCAGACGACGATGGAGCTGCTGTCGCTCGACGGCGCTCCGATCGCGCGCGCCTGA
- a CDS encoding PadR family transcriptional regulator has protein sequence MSVRHALLALLSEGPKYGLQLRQEFESRTGEVWPLNVGQVYTTLQRLERDGLVESDAGGDADEGPQKGFRITAAGSVELATWLRTPPDLAAPPRDELVIKVLVAMHLPGVDVRDVVQVHRRYIVQLMQQWTRLKEDADEHDLGFLLAVDAELFRLDSVIRWLDAVDGRVARAASDPPPATAPQTPAPTLPRRRIGVKR, from the coding sequence ATGAGCGTTCGCCACGCCCTCCTCGCCCTGCTGAGCGAGGGCCCGAAGTACGGCCTCCAGCTGCGGCAGGAGTTCGAGTCCCGGACCGGCGAGGTCTGGCCCCTCAACGTCGGCCAGGTGTACACGACCCTGCAGCGGCTCGAGCGGGACGGCCTCGTCGAGTCGGATGCCGGCGGCGACGCCGACGAGGGCCCGCAGAAGGGCTTCCGCATCACCGCCGCGGGATCGGTCGAGCTCGCGACCTGGCTGCGCACGCCGCCCGACCTCGCGGCGCCGCCTCGCGACGAGCTCGTCATCAAGGTGCTCGTCGCGATGCACCTGCCGGGCGTCGACGTGCGCGACGTCGTGCAGGTGCACCGCCGCTACATCGTCCAGCTCATGCAGCAGTGGACGCGCCTGAAGGAGGACGCCGACGAGCACGACCTCGGCTTCCTGCTCGCGGTCGACGCGGAGCTCTTCCGGCTCGACTCGGTGATCCGCTGGCTCGACGCGGTCGACGGGCGCGTCGCGCGCGCGGCTTCCGATCCTCCGCCCGCGACCGCACCGCAGACGCCGGCGCCCACGCTGCCGCGCCGCCGGATCGGAGTGAAGCGATGA
- a CDS encoding ureidoglycolate lyase, translating to MVDTRTLHLLDVTPESWAPFGRIPSDEKTEHDDADLEFLWNDGHVNFIGHDNGEIAFADSGGALCELLNRHDTHTQTLMSVDVEAYVVVAPADVDFTQPDHFDTVRAFRLPPLAAVHLTRGTWHWGPYPLVADTVRLFNIQGRGYPDDNGIAWLTRDHDVVYEVIRT from the coding sequence GTGGTCGACACCCGCACGCTCCATCTGCTCGACGTGACGCCGGAATCGTGGGCGCCGTTCGGTCGTATCCCGTCGGACGAGAAGACCGAGCACGACGACGCGGACCTCGAGTTCCTCTGGAACGACGGGCACGTCAACTTCATCGGGCACGACAACGGTGAGATCGCGTTCGCCGATTCGGGCGGCGCGTTGTGCGAGCTGCTGAACCGGCACGACACGCACACGCAGACGTTGATGTCGGTCGACGTCGAGGCGTACGTCGTGGTCGCGCCGGCCGACGTCGACTTCACGCAACCCGACCACTTCGACACGGTGCGCGCCTTCCGCTTGCCGCCGCTCGCCGCGGTGCACCTGACGCGCGGCACGTGGCACTGGGGCCCGTATCCACTCGTCGCCGACACGGTCCGGCTCTTCAACATCCAGGGCCGCGGCTACCCCGACGACAACGGCATCGCCTGGCTCACCCGTGACCACGACGTCGTGTACGAGGTGATCCGGACCTGA